A section of the Dehalobacter sp. DCM genome encodes:
- the yedF gene encoding sulfurtransferase-like selenium metabolism protein YedF has product MKQTIDARGKACPIPVVETKKVLATLHEGDTVEVTVDNFIAVQNLSKMAGQKKVPVSSEKVDENNYIVKLTMNETSGKETAEGTEETVCIPDSRKKKTVVVLSSDKMGEGDEKLGYALIKGFVYALTEQDQLPETILLYNNGARLSVEGSDSLADLKLLESQGVEILTCGTCLNHYGLAEKLGVGSVTNMYVIAEKQMQATKIVNP; this is encoded by the coding sequence ATGAAACAAACCATTGATGCTAGAGGGAAAGCGTGTCCAATACCGGTTGTGGAGACCAAGAAGGTATTGGCAACTCTTCATGAGGGAGATACTGTAGAAGTAACGGTAGATAATTTTATTGCCGTACAGAATCTGAGCAAAATGGCTGGACAGAAGAAGGTCCCTGTTTCCTCAGAAAAAGTCGATGAGAATAACTATATCGTGAAATTGACTATGAATGAAACTTCCGGCAAGGAAACAGCAGAAGGTACAGAAGAAACTGTTTGTATCCCTGATAGTAGAAAGAAGAAGACGGTTGTCGTACTCTCTTCAGATAAAATGGGAGAAGGGGATGAAAAATTAGGGTATGCCCTTATAAAGGGCTTTGTCTATGCATTGACTGAGCAGGACCAGCTGCCGGAAACAATATTACTATATAATAACGGAGCGCGTTTGTCTGTTGAAGGCTCAGATTCTTTAGCAGATTTGAAACTTTTAGAATCCCAAGGAGTAGAGATATTAACTTGTGGAACCTGTCTTAATCATTATGGATTGGCAGAAAAATTGGGAGTAGGCTCTGTCACAAACATGTACGTAATAGCGGAAAAACAGATGCAGGCAACTAAAATCGTAAATCCATAA
- a CDS encoding LysR substrate-binding domain-containing protein, with amino-acid sequence MSQPSVSLHIRNLENEFGIKLLHRSPKQLVLTPAGEILFQHAKEILSHYDQAKREIDDLRQIVTGTLKIGASFTVGEYILPRFLTEVSPDYPNVDVSVTIANTEEITQALRQNQLDIGVVEGRVTFPDIEIEPFMHDEMALIVALDHPLAALNKASVQDLQDQVWILRESGSGTRAFSDQLLQSLGVRMKRTFVFSSNEGVKEAVINGLGITVISLLVVRKEIEAKELKAVFIKSKDKLPLSRRLCIIHRKEPISSKAMEEFLEKLRTFKFL; translated from the coding sequence ATGTCCCAGCCAAGTGTCAGTCTGCACATCCGCAATCTGGAAAATGAATTCGGAATCAAGTTGCTTCATCGCTCGCCCAAACAACTCGTCCTTACTCCTGCCGGAGAAATTCTTTTTCAACATGCCAAAGAAATTCTCTCCCACTATGACCAAGCCAAGAGAGAAATAGACGATCTGCGACAGATTGTAACAGGAACTTTGAAAATCGGAGCCAGCTTTACCGTGGGCGAATATATTTTGCCCCGCTTTTTGACTGAGGTTTCGCCTGATTACCCCAATGTTGATGTCTCAGTTACGATTGCCAATACGGAAGAAATAACGCAAGCCCTTCGTCAAAACCAACTGGACATCGGCGTAGTCGAAGGTCGAGTAACCTTTCCTGATATCGAAATCGAACCATTTATGCATGACGAAATGGCCTTGATCGTCGCTCTGGACCATCCGCTCGCAGCTTTAAACAAAGCTTCCGTGCAAGATCTTCAGGATCAGGTATGGATCTTAAGGGAGTCCGGCTCCGGGACCCGCGCTTTCAGCGATCAACTCCTGCAGTCATTGGGAGTCAGAATGAAACGCACTTTTGTTTTCAGCAGCAATGAGGGTGTTAAAGAAGCCGTCATCAATGGCCTGGGAATTACCGTCATTTCCCTGCTGGTTGTGCGCAAAGAGATTGAAGCGAAGGAACTGAAGGCAGTGTTCATAAAGAGCAAAGATAAGCTCCCTCTATCGCGCCGGTTATGTATTATCCATCGAAAAGAACCAATAAGTTCTAAAGCAATGGAAGAATTTCTGGAGAAACTGAGAACATTCAAATTCTTGTAA
- a CDS encoding aminotransferase class V-fold PLP-dependent enzyme, whose translation MIYLDHAATSFHKPPEVAKAVYRTLQGIGNSGRGAHSASLDASRLVYHTREAISELFNVGDPSRVVFTCNATESLNIAIQGLLKAGEHCITTAIEHNSVLRPLYLMEERGVHLTVVPADAKGCIGVSQIEAAVRTETKAVVLTHASNVTGNVLDIEAVSTICSKHNLLFIVDASQSAGIIPIDMQKIGISALCCSGHKSLLGPQGTGVLCLADGVFPAALKLGGTGVVSFSRIMPKFLPAALEAGTLNTHGLAGLLAACNYLKTYGQLRIFKEASEHAKLFEEGIKNIPGITLYGDFEAAVRTPVVALNLRDIDSGEITDELFLRFGIATRAGAHCAPEVHRTFGTEEQGMVRFSFSHFNTKNEVKEAITALKILEEESR comes from the coding sequence ATGATTTACTTGGATCACGCCGCAACTTCGTTTCATAAGCCCCCGGAGGTAGCTAAAGCTGTTTATCGGACTTTGCAGGGAATTGGCAATAGCGGACGCGGAGCACATAGCGCTTCACTGGATGCCAGTCGTCTGGTCTATCATACGCGAGAGGCTATATCCGAATTATTTAATGTAGGAGACCCGTCGCGAGTGGTGTTCACTTGTAACGCTACTGAGAGTTTAAATATTGCAATCCAAGGCCTGCTTAAGGCTGGAGAACACTGCATCACGACAGCTATTGAGCATAATAGCGTGTTAAGACCGCTTTATCTTATGGAGGAGCGCGGCGTTCATCTGACCGTTGTTCCTGCAGATGCAAAGGGATGTATTGGTGTATCTCAGATAGAAGCTGCAGTTCGAACTGAAACTAAGGCAGTGGTTTTAACCCATGCTTCAAATGTAACAGGGAATGTTCTGGATATTGAAGCAGTTAGTACGATATGTAGTAAGCATAACCTTCTTTTTATAGTAGATGCTTCGCAAAGTGCGGGTATCATTCCTATCGACATGCAAAAGATTGGCATATCAGCACTTTGCTGTTCAGGGCACAAAAGCCTTCTTGGACCGCAGGGTACGGGCGTACTGTGCCTTGCCGATGGGGTTTTCCCTGCGGCGCTTAAGCTTGGCGGAACAGGAGTTGTTAGCTTTTCGCGCATCATGCCAAAGTTTCTGCCTGCAGCGCTTGAAGCAGGTACCTTAAATACGCATGGTTTGGCGGGACTCTTAGCAGCCTGCAACTACTTGAAAACATACGGACAGTTAAGGATCTTTAAGGAAGCTAGCGAACACGCCAAGCTGTTTGAGGAGGGTATCAAGAATATACCTGGAATCACTTTATATGGTGATTTTGAAGCTGCAGTCAGAACACCAGTGGTTGCACTTAACCTAAGAGATATTGATTCAGGGGAAATAACTGATGAGCTTTTTCTGCGTTTTGGTATCGCAACGAGGGCTGGCGCACATTGTGCTCCAGAAGTTCACCGGACCTTTGGAACTGAGGAACAAGGCATGGTACGTTTTAGTTTTTCACATTTCAATACTAAAAATGAGGTAAAGGAAGCAATAACTGCCTTAAAGATACTGGAAGAGGAAAGCCGATGA
- a CDS encoding 4Fe-4S dicluster domain-containing protein translates to MTTEHISFSPEDCIQCHGCEVACKSWRNVELGVKWRRIERIWLGQYPEIKSVSASIACRHCDDPACMHACPAGAIEKEASKGVVLVNREKCTGCRVCLEACPYFVPQFGADGRMQKCDLCFSEIDHNLSVPPCVVTCPTKALRFR, encoded by the coding sequence ATGACAACAGAGCATATTTCCTTTAGTCCTGAAGATTGTATTCAGTGCCATGGGTGTGAAGTGGCCTGTAAAAGTTGGAGAAATGTCGAACTCGGCGTAAAATGGCGAAGGATTGAACGAATTTGGCTGGGGCAGTATCCTGAAATCAAGAGTGTTTCCGCCTCGATCGCCTGCAGGCATTGTGACGATCCAGCCTGTATGCATGCCTGTCCGGCAGGGGCCATCGAAAAAGAGGCTTCGAAAGGGGTGGTCTTGGTCAACCGGGAAAAATGTACTGGCTGTAGGGTTTGCCTGGAAGCTTGTCCTTATTTTGTCCCTCAATTCGGTGCCGACGGCAGGATGCAGAAATGTGATCTGTGCTTTTCTGAGATTGATCATAATTTAAGCGTGCCGCCGTGTGTTGTTACTTGTCCAACCAAAGCATTACGCTTCAGGTAG
- a CDS encoding molybdopterin-containing oxidoreductase family protein, with the protein MTAKNNGIQAGTLGLTMDEALALAQKNGEQVVPAFCAMCGPTPMCCGIYAFVKEGRFTKAAGMREFPTNQGALCPKGQAAPQWVHSPDRLRYPLRRVGKKGEGKFEKITWEEAVGIVADTLKRQKEQYGPESLAILAPAMRTYNAYIKRFLTVHGSPNYGHSGICALQRAFSFMYTLGDWPQAEINQSDLIIYWGRQPIFSGPAMSGPRMLLKARERGARIIAVKPSVESDVSKADIWVPLRPGTDAALALAMLYVVVNEELIDKEFVQNWCYGYEHLKEHIQKYPPEWAEEITGVPAKQIEKVARLYATTKRASIDLGNGVEHAPSANDAIRSIAILIAITGHLDRPGGNVFTIPDPAQPMPLDITMREWYTREMVEKLVGPEFPKQFQPFVEGFTSAYYRVLESVLTESPYPVRTIIAPGTQPGASTRGSKRVIEALKKLDFYVVVDVARTADMDYADIVIPVTTSYESDHPFEAVGGRLMARNKIIEPLGDYHSIYKFFLDLAFKMGYGTDFWNGSMEQSMNDQLQPFGLTLAELRKYPTGFVYEKPVPRTYENYRQVFTKKSPRLNRMPFLPHGKVEIYNTSFEEAGFTPLPVWREPPESLTGTPQLTSKYPLILSDYHTSKNYTASWQRNVPYLRELQPDPAIHIHPDTATARGIQDGDWVIVESPHGWLKVKAEFYPGIRPDTVMILHGWWQGCKELGLADYPLLDGGANVNIMYSLDPEKTFDLLITAMSSQTLVEVKKA; encoded by the coding sequence ATGACAGCAAAAAATAATGGTATTCAGGCAGGAACCCTTGGGCTTACTATGGATGAAGCGTTAGCACTGGCCCAAAAGAATGGTGAACAGGTAGTTCCTGCCTTTTGCGCGATGTGTGGCCCCACACCAATGTGTTGCGGTATTTATGCTTTTGTTAAAGAAGGTCGGTTTACGAAGGCAGCAGGCATGCGGGAATTTCCTACGAATCAAGGCGCTCTCTGTCCGAAAGGGCAGGCGGCTCCGCAATGGGTGCATTCTCCGGATCGATTGAGATATCCGTTGAGAAGAGTGGGGAAAAAAGGCGAAGGTAAGTTTGAGAAGATCACCTGGGAGGAAGCGGTCGGGATTGTGGCCGATACCCTCAAACGCCAAAAAGAACAATACGGCCCGGAATCACTGGCCATACTGGCACCGGCAATGAGGACCTATAATGCCTATATTAAACGGTTTCTTACTGTTCACGGCAGCCCCAATTACGGCCATAGCGGGATTTGTGCGCTGCAGCGGGCCTTTTCTTTCATGTATACGCTTGGTGATTGGCCGCAAGCGGAGATTAACCAAAGCGATCTGATTATTTATTGGGGAAGGCAGCCGATATTTTCCGGCCCGGCCATGAGCGGGCCAAGAATGCTGCTCAAGGCCAGGGAAAGAGGAGCCAGGATTATCGCCGTTAAACCTTCTGTGGAATCCGATGTGAGCAAGGCGGATATTTGGGTTCCACTCAGACCTGGGACAGACGCGGCCCTGGCTCTGGCTATGCTTTATGTGGTTGTCAATGAGGAACTTATTGACAAGGAGTTTGTACAAAATTGGTGTTACGGCTATGAACACTTAAAAGAGCATATTCAGAAGTATCCTCCGGAATGGGCTGAAGAAATTACCGGAGTTCCGGCTAAGCAGATTGAAAAGGTTGCCAGACTTTACGCCACAACAAAACGGGCATCAATCGACCTGGGAAACGGGGTGGAACATGCTCCTTCGGCTAATGACGCCATCCGGTCCATCGCCATTCTTATAGCGATAACCGGTCATCTGGACCGCCCGGGTGGAAATGTCTTTACCATTCCTGATCCTGCCCAGCCTATGCCGCTAGACATCACCATGCGGGAATGGTACACCCGGGAAATGGTTGAAAAACTGGTTGGACCTGAGTTCCCCAAGCAGTTTCAGCCTTTTGTGGAAGGTTTTACTTCCGCTTATTACCGGGTTTTGGAAAGCGTACTCACGGAATCCCCTTATCCGGTACGGACAATCATTGCTCCGGGGACGCAGCCCGGAGCGAGTACCCGTGGCTCCAAAAGGGTCATCGAGGCCCTAAAAAAACTGGATTTTTACGTGGTGGTTGATGTGGCCCGGACTGCGGATATGGACTATGCCGATATCGTAATTCCCGTTACGACGTCCTACGAGTCGGACCATCCTTTTGAGGCTGTCGGCGGACGCCTGATGGCCCGCAATAAGATCATTGAACCTTTAGGCGATTATCATTCGATTTATAAATTTTTTCTTGATCTTGCTTTCAAAATGGGATATGGCACGGATTTTTGGAACGGGAGTATGGAGCAATCCATGAATGATCAACTGCAGCCATTTGGGCTGACGCTTGCTGAACTTAGAAAATATCCTACAGGTTTTGTTTATGAGAAACCGGTTCCCCGTACCTATGAAAATTACCGGCAGGTATTTACGAAAAAAAGCCCCAGGCTTAACCGCATGCCATTCTTGCCTCACGGGAAAGTGGAGATCTATAATACGTCCTTCGAAGAAGCCGGCTTTACGCCACTGCCCGTATGGCGGGAGCCGCCCGAGAGCTTGACCGGCACACCCCAGCTTACTTCAAAGTATCCGCTCATTCTTTCCGATTACCATACCTCGAAAAATTACACAGCCTCCTGGCAGCGCAACGTACCTTATCTCCGAGAACTGCAGCCTGATCCTGCAATCCATATTCACCCGGATACGGCTACAGCCCGGGGAATTCAAGACGGAGACTGGGTCATCGTCGAGTCACCTCACGGCTGGCTGAAAGTAAAGGCGGAGTTCTACCCGGGAATCAGGCCGGATACGGTGATGATACTCCATGGCTGGTGGCAGGGCTGCAAAGAATTGGGGCTGGCGGATTACCCGTTACTGGATGGCGGCGCGAATGTGAATATCATGTACAGCCTCGATCCGGAAAAAACGTTTGACCTCCTTATTACGGCGATGAGCAGCCAAACGTTGGTAGAGGTCAAAAAAGCGTAA
- a CDS encoding sulfite exporter TauE/SafE family protein has product MEQFLWLIPLGFIVGTFGTLIGAGGGFILVPVLLLLYPGKSPETITSISLAVVFFNALSGTLAYRKMKRIDYKSGLIFSAAALPGSILGAFTTSYIPRNIFDVIFGVLLLAASVFLLLRPKKESDLAKEVPKGYMIRTLTDAEGNTYSFSYNPVVGISLSLIVGYVSSLLGIGGGIIHVPALVHLLNYPVHIATATSHFILAFMSLSGSIVHLASGILSQGMWQTIALAIGVLFGAQLGARLSKRFQGVWIIRCLAVALGLVGIRIFIMAF; this is encoded by the coding sequence ATGGAACAATTTTTATGGCTAATCCCTTTAGGTTTTATTGTTGGGACATTTGGAACGCTGATTGGGGCAGGCGGAGGCTTTATTTTAGTTCCTGTCTTGCTTTTGCTGTACCCTGGAAAAAGCCCTGAAACAATTACCAGCATTTCTCTGGCTGTTGTTTTCTTTAATGCGTTATCAGGGACTTTGGCCTATCGGAAAATGAAAAGAATTGATTATAAATCGGGTTTGATTTTTTCTGCAGCGGCCCTACCCGGCTCTATTTTAGGAGCGTTTACAACTTCGTATATACCAAGAAATATCTTTGATGTGATATTTGGTGTGCTGCTACTCGCAGCCTCGGTCTTTTTGCTGCTTCGCCCTAAAAAGGAGAGCGATTTGGCAAAAGAGGTGCCCAAAGGTTATATGATCCGCACCCTTACCGATGCGGAAGGCAATACGTATTCCTTTTCGTATAACCCTGTAGTTGGGATCAGCTTAAGCCTTATTGTCGGTTATGTTTCGAGCCTTCTGGGTATAGGCGGGGGAATTATTCATGTTCCGGCGCTTGTTCATCTTTTGAATTATCCTGTTCATATAGCTACCGCAACTTCCCACTTTATTTTGGCATTTATGTCCTTGTCGGGCTCCATCGTACATCTTGCGTCCGGCATACTCTCTCAGGGTATGTGGCAGACCATAGCTCTCGCTATCGGTGTATTGTTCGGGGCCCAATTAGGAGCCAGGCTATCCAAACGTTTTCAGGGGGTTTGGATTATCCGGTGCTTGGCGGTCGCTCTTGGACTCGTCGGTATACGCATTTTTATAATGGCCTTTTAA
- a CDS encoding YeiH family protein, protein MPKNKELPVNPKWRSINFYGGILFTVLIAAAGTIAAKLPVLDQIGAMLTSILIAVLFRNFFGYPESLRTGIQFSAQKILRFAIILYGFKLNIDVVLTQGGSLLLHDVLTIIVAVGTTMLLARPFKAEKVLSLLLGIGTGVCGAAAIAAVSPIVKADDEDTAIGVGIIALTGTIFALGYAMLRAILPITPEQFGIWSGISLHEIAHVAAAAAPAGSNALAVGLLAKLGRVFLLIPLCLILSLWMRRKDKDNVTQGAPFPWFLVGFLATSIIGTYIPIPKNILSGISNVIGPFLLASAMVGLGLNVHLANLRSRALRPFLAMFVASIILSVFSYFTLWF, encoded by the coding sequence ATGCCAAAGAATAAAGAATTGCCGGTTAATCCTAAATGGAGAAGTATAAATTTTTACGGAGGTATATTGTTTACCGTCCTGATTGCGGCAGCCGGTACAATAGCCGCCAAATTGCCGGTTCTGGACCAAATCGGAGCGATGCTGACTTCGATACTGATTGCGGTATTGTTCCGGAATTTTTTTGGCTATCCGGAAAGCCTGCGCACGGGTATTCAGTTTTCAGCGCAGAAAATTCTACGTTTTGCCATCATTCTCTATGGCTTTAAATTGAATATTGATGTGGTTTTAACCCAAGGCGGCTCGCTTTTGCTGCATGATGTACTGACGATTATTGTAGCTGTCGGTACGACCATGCTTTTGGCGAGACCTTTTAAAGCGGAAAAAGTACTTTCCCTCTTGTTGGGAATAGGCACCGGTGTGTGTGGTGCGGCAGCTATCGCTGCTGTATCTCCCATCGTGAAAGCGGATGATGAAGATACGGCAATTGGTGTCGGTATCATCGCTTTAACGGGCACTATTTTTGCGCTCGGGTATGCCATGCTGAGAGCCATTTTACCGATTACCCCGGAACAATTTGGAATTTGGAGCGGAATCAGCCTGCATGAGATCGCTCATGTTGCAGCCGCCGCAGCACCGGCAGGGTCAAATGCTTTGGCGGTCGGACTGTTGGCCAAGCTGGGCCGGGTTTTCCTGCTTATTCCTTTATGCCTTATCTTGTCCTTATGGATGCGGCGTAAAGACAAAGATAACGTGACACAGGGTGCCCCTTTCCCATGGTTTTTGGTTGGATTCCTGGCGACAAGCATCATTGGGACTTATATTCCTATTCCTAAAAATATCCTATCCGGGATCTCCAATGTGATCGGTCCCTTCCTATTAGCCTCCGCAATGGTCGGTTTGGGTCTCAACGTTCACTTGGCCAATCTGCGCAGCCGTGCGCTGCGGCCGTTTCTAGCGATGTTTGTTGCTTCAATCATTCTTTCCGTATTCTCTTATTTTACACTTTGGTTTTGA
- a CDS encoding prolipoprotein diacylglyceryl transferase family protein: MTQPITFPGLGLSFTIDPIAFSIFGMGVHWYGIIIVTGFILAFLLANKDSNTFGIKQSDVSDLLLVVTPLAIIGARLYYVAFEWSNYKDNLLEVFNIRNGGLAIYGGILTAVENRKRIINQFF; this comes from the coding sequence ATGACACAACCAATAACATTTCCGGGTTTAGGACTAAGTTTTACAATTGACCCAATTGCTTTCAGCATTTTTGGGATGGGTGTACATTGGTACGGCATTATCATCGTAACTGGCTTTATACTCGCTTTTTTGCTTGCCAATAAAGATTCTAATACTTTTGGCATTAAACAGAGTGATGTTAGTGATCTTTTACTGGTTGTAACGCCTCTGGCTATTATCGGAGCAAGGCTCTATTATGTCGCCTTCGAATGGTCGAATTATAAGGATAATTTGCTTGAAGTTTTTAACATACGTAATGGAGGACTGGCCATTTACGGGGGTATACTTACCGCTGTAGAAAACCGGAAGCGAATAATTAATCAATTCTTTTGA
- a CDS encoding Rossmann-like domain-containing protein — protein sequence MILERVYDLALPRIEGKKIKDVRVGLGLMAVVLDDGSLGVTYVLRKETIDGCSLLPQGGKLIGMPAQEIAGWALRGNNVISSAMGLAVLNSVAEFKKLEQVENADGSDAAFSVEIKPTDTVGVIGHIGPVIFNLKDKVQSLLVFERGENLAEGVYPESKESKLLPECQVVFVSSTSLINRTLENVLGYCTGARDMVMVGSIQHAFIPSGFSGERSDDAFRNKMAAGA from the coding sequence ATGATTTTAGAACGTGTTTATGATTTAGCCCTGCCAAGGATTGAGGGGAAGAAAATCAAAGATGTCAGGGTAGGACTGGGGCTGATGGCCGTTGTGCTTGATGACGGCTCCTTAGGCGTTACTTATGTATTAAGAAAAGAAACAATCGATGGCTGCTCACTCCTTCCCCAAGGCGGGAAACTCATCGGGATGCCGGCCCAAGAAATTGCCGGATGGGCTCTGCGGGGTAATAATGTTATCAGTTCCGCCATGGGGCTGGCGGTATTAAATTCAGTCGCTGAATTTAAAAAATTGGAACAGGTTGAAAATGCCGACGGCTCCGACGCCGCATTTTCCGTAGAAATTAAACCGACCGATACGGTTGGGGTTATTGGTCATATTGGACCCGTTATTTTTAACCTTAAAGACAAAGTTCAAAGCCTGCTTGTGTTTGAACGGGGCGAGAACCTCGCTGAAGGGGTTTACCCGGAAAGCAAAGAATCCAAGCTCTTGCCGGAGTGCCAGGTGGTTTTTGTCAGCAGCACTTCTCTAATCAACCGGACACTGGAAAATGTATTGGGTTATTGTACCGGCGCCCGGGATATGGTGATGGTGGGGTCCATCCAGCACGCCTTTATACCCTCAGGCTTTTCAGGGGAGCGGAGTGACGATGCTTTCCGGAATAAGATGGCTGCCGGAGCATAG
- a CDS encoding SLAC1 anion channel family protein — protein sequence MEKQSAEEAVPENKLQYFPISFFASVMGVSGLAIAVERYEQVFKLNSRIGLILLIAAYLVFVAVTITYSLKIGKHFSAVKSEFNHPVKANFFPAFSISLLLLSVGTAGYQGKLAYYLFIIGAAVHFIFTIIMISRWITQKYQILQLNPAWFIPVVGNIIIPIAGIKFVNIEICWFFFSLGLFFWLILFTLIFYRIVFHDPMPKQLFPTLFILIAPPSVAFIAYTKIAGHMDSFSRFLLYIAWFFVLLLLSMTRYFLKLDFNISWWAYTFPLSAVTIASILAFEQLKYPLFGWIATGLLILTSLVIVVVILKTIMAILHNKVFVPE from the coding sequence ATGGAGAAACAGTCGGCTGAGGAAGCAGTGCCCGAAAACAAACTGCAGTATTTCCCGATTAGCTTTTTCGCCAGCGTTATGGGGGTCAGCGGTTTGGCCATCGCAGTTGAGCGTTATGAACAAGTTTTTAAGCTGAACAGCAGAATCGGCTTAATACTACTGATTGCCGCTTACCTGGTTTTTGTTGCAGTAACAATTACTTATTCTTTAAAAATTGGCAAACATTTTTCGGCTGTGAAAAGTGAATTTAATCACCCGGTAAAAGCTAATTTTTTCCCCGCCTTTTCCATAAGCCTACTGCTATTAAGTGTCGGAACTGCCGGGTATCAGGGAAAATTGGCATATTATCTTTTTATTATAGGTGCAGCGGTACACTTTATCTTTACCATCATCATGATATCCCGGTGGATTACCCAAAAATATCAAATATTGCAACTTAATCCGGCGTGGTTTATTCCTGTAGTTGGAAACATTATAATTCCGATTGCGGGAATAAAGTTCGTAAATATAGAAATTTGCTGGTTTTTCTTTAGTCTTGGACTCTTTTTCTGGTTAATTTTATTTACGCTAATTTTTTACCGGATTGTATTCCACGATCCAATGCCGAAACAGTTATTCCCAACGCTCTTTATTCTGATAGCGCCACCATCTGTTGCCTTTATTGCTTACACAAAAATTGCAGGTCATATGGATAGCTTTTCAAGATTCTTACTCTACATAGCCTGGTTTTTCGTATTATTACTTTTATCTATGACGAGATATTTTCTAAAGCTGGACTTCAATATATCTTGGTGGGCCTATACATTCCCTTTGAGCGCAGTTACGATTGCTAGCATCTTAGCCTTTGAGCAGCTTAAATATCCGCTGTTTGGATGGATTGCCACCGGTTTGTTGATATTGACTTCTTTGGTGATTGTCGTGGTTATTTTGAAAACGATAATGGCAATCTTACACAATAAAGTATTCGTCCCCGAGTAG
- a CDS encoding MFS transporter: protein MNKVSNKGKIFSLSLAHMFNDFYMNYIQTLLPFLVAAGLGVSKGAFLISAFTVTSSVLQPVFGYLVDQKNQRWLVYVGTIWMAVLISLVGLLKNYSLLILVAALAGLGTAAFHPQASAMVSAVSGNRKGFWQSCFTAGGNVGWALTPLLVVPFVQTYTLVMTPLFILPGVLVAIMLWFSAPRVSSEAKTVPPLMPILRSNWFELTKLVFVVALRSLAYFGLMSFLPLYLQKTNVSLLAGSHLLFVMLFCGAIGGVVGGYLSDRIGRKAVIVGSLVLASPLFFFFLNTNGFYAYVLLALAGAALLASFSVTVVVAQNIISKNAAMASGLMLGFGIGIGGLGVGLVGILVEYSSIAFAINLLIWLPLLAGLFGLTLKTKKRSDLSER, encoded by the coding sequence TTGAATAAGGTATCCAATAAGGGCAAAATATTTTCCCTTTCGCTCGCCCATATGTTTAATGATTTTTATATGAATTACATTCAGACTCTGCTGCCATTTTTGGTAGCAGCCGGACTCGGAGTAAGTAAAGGCGCTTTTTTGATTTCTGCTTTCACTGTCACATCGTCAGTGCTTCAGCCGGTTTTTGGTTATCTGGTCGATCAAAAAAATCAGCGTTGGTTGGTATATGTGGGAACAATCTGGATGGCAGTGTTAATAAGTTTAGTCGGATTGCTTAAAAATTATTCTCTTCTTATACTTGTTGCAGCTCTCGCGGGCTTAGGAACAGCTGCCTTTCACCCCCAGGCATCCGCTATGGTTTCGGCCGTAAGCGGTAATAGAAAAGGTTTTTGGCAATCGTGTTTTACTGCCGGAGGAAATGTTGGCTGGGCACTCACTCCGCTGCTGGTTGTACCGTTTGTTCAAACCTATACTTTGGTTATGACTCCTTTATTTATCCTGCCGGGAGTGCTTGTCGCCATTATGCTCTGGTTTTCAGCACCCAGGGTTTCATCTGAGGCAAAAACGGTTCCCCCTCTGATGCCTATCCTGCGTTCTAATTGGTTTGAACTTACAAAATTAGTATTCGTCGTAGCCCTCCGTTCTCTGGCGTACTTTGGGCTGATGTCGTTTCTGCCGTTATACCTGCAAAAAACGAATGTCTCCCTCCTAGCCGGCAGCCATCTGCTGTTTGTGATGCTCTTTTGCGGAGCCATAGGCGGGGTTGTCGGCGGGTATCTATCTGACAGAATTGGAAGGAAAGCAGTCATTGTAGGTTCGTTGGTCCTAGCCAGTCCACTGTTTTTCTTTTTTCTCAACACGAATGGCTTTTACGCCTATGTACTGTTAGCTCTGGCTGGTGCAGCACTTTTGGCCTCCTTTTCAGTTACAGTGGTGGTTGCCCAAAATATTATCAGTAAAAATGCCGCGATGGCATCAGGGCTAATGCTGGGGTTTGGAATTGGAATTGGCGGACTTGGAGTAGGATTAGTAGGAATATTGGTGGAATATTCAAGTATTGCTTTTGCCATTAATTTATTAATATGGCTACCCTTGCTAGCAGGGCTATTCGGCCTTACTTTGAAAACCAAAAAACGCTCTGACCTCTCTGAACGTTAA
- a CDS encoding DUF3343 domain-containing protein — MRPKELQCVVTFQTTTEAMAFEEAARKEGLKGRIIPLPRDIASGCGLVWREDPLCRVVIEKLLKEHHLRYDSIYELVI, encoded by the coding sequence ATGAGACCAAAAGAACTCCAATGCGTTGTAACGTTTCAAACTACCACAGAAGCCATGGCTTTTGAGGAAGCTGCAAGAAAAGAAGGCTTGAAAGGCCGCATAATTCCATTGCCTAGAGATATTGCATCTGGATGTGGGCTTGTTTGGAGAGAAGATCCGCTTTGCAGAGTGGTGATAGAAAAGCTCCTTAAGGAACATCACCTCAGATATGATAGCATTTATGAATTAGTGATTTAA